The following proteins are encoded in a genomic region of Brachypodium distachyon strain Bd21 chromosome 1, Brachypodium_distachyon_v3.0, whole genome shotgun sequence:
- the LOC100838061 gene encoding uncharacterized protein LOC100838061 isoform X2 — protein MEIQKPSLCSWQQPKRPGRRRRPHTNTNGTNGLPCSNQATDISEGSCSMIPHIELPKDVLGHIYSLLTIRDAARAACVSRQFLLFWRCFPNLVFNRETLAARRQRSGYVFSKARQVLENHSVIGAKMLKLNFSTCNSSMSDIDTNLMDGWLQAFVKPGIIVDLAVLLPDCYAAISEYNFPYSLLLNDDSRSSSAASIQSLHLGSCGFHPINDDTRMLACSWSLSKVRLSKVSITGDELCLFLSSCFALEELVLSNCDMIKSIKLPRVLHKLKIVHVRECSVLRVIESEALRLTTFTYEGWPLSRFTLGDSLETRKLDMHATRMQDMIQYAGSNFPSIAPNLETLMLSTDHEKLKAPAMAEKFKHLKHLVICLGEWGGFCTGYDFLSLACFLDACVALETFVLRIADGFKWYKKYLIVGEPDESSSQSKQEIPEFRHGGLGNLRRATITGFCSAKSLVELTCHILEKASTSLECFILDASPGYDRTCSSSFKCLPMSVEALRDAEKALANVRKYVEPKVPVGIEFKVLEPCSRCHAMDAKAMQEAELEAPRKFWQRQEDGRIALVCPAEVLIYMPLLSAS, from the exons ACGGAACAAATGGCTTACCCTGCAGCAATCAAGCTACCGATATTTCTGAAGGCTCTTGCAGCATGATACCACACATTGAGCTTCCAAAG GATGTGTTGGGACACATATATTCCCTGCTGACAATAAGAGATGCAGCTCGCGCAGCCTGTGTGTCTCGGCAATTTCTACTTTTCTGGAGGTGCTTCCCCAACCTTGTATTCAATCGGGAAACCCTGGCTGCGCGAAGACAACGGAGTGGGTATGTTTTCAGCAAAGCACGACAGGTGCTTGAGAACCACTCCGTCATTGGAGCCAAGATGCTCAAGCTTAACTTCTCCACCTGTAATTCGTCCATGAGCGACATCGACACCAACCTTATGGATGGCTGGCTCCAAGCCTTTGTCAAGCCCGGGATCATCGTCGACCTCGCTGTGTTGCTGCCCGATTGCTATGCGGCAATATCTGAATACAACTTTCCCTACTCACTTCTGTTAAATGATGACAGCAGATCATCATCAGCTGCTTCGATTCAGTCTCTTCACCTCGGCTCATGTGGCTTTCATCCCATAAACGATGATACAAGGATGCTTGCTTGCTCTTGGAGCTTATCCAAAGTGCGGTTGAGCAAAGTCAGCATCACCGGGGATGAATTATGCTTGTTTCTTTCTAGCTGCTTCGCTCTAGAGGAGCTAGTCCTCTCCAACTGCGACATGATAAAATCCATCAAGTTGCCTCGTGTTCTACACAAGCTCAAGATAGTGCACGTGCGGGAGTGCAGCGTGCTGAGGGTGATCGAGAGTGAAGCTTTGAGACTCACAACCTTTACCTACGAAGGGTGGCCGTTGTCGAGATTCACACTTGGAGACTCGTTGGAGACAAGAAAACTGGACATGCACGCCACACGCATGCAAGACATGATCCAGTATGCAGGAAGCAATTTCCCATCCATCGCGCCAAATCTAGAAACGCTCATGCTATCAACAGATCATGAG aaGTTGAAGGCACCAGCCATGGCTGAGAAATTTAAGCACCTCAAGCATCTTGTTATCTGTCTTGGAGAATGGGGTGGATTTTGCACTGGCTATGACTTCCTTTCTCTGGCTTGTTTTCTAGATGCCTGCGTTGCCTTGGAAACTTTCGTCTTACGT ATTGCAGATGGTTTCAAATGGTACAAGAAGTACCTTATTGTTGGGGAACCAGACGAAAGTTCGTCACAGTCCAAGCAGGAGATCCCAGAATTCCGCCATGGTGGCCTCGGAAATCTAAGGAGGGCGACCATCACGGGCTTCTGCAGCGCAAAGAGCCTGGTTGAGCTAACATGCCACATCCTCGAGAAGGCGTCGACTTCACTAGAGTGCTTCATCCTGGACGCCTCCCCCGGCTATGACAGGACGTGCTCCTCGTCCTTCAAGTGCTTGCCGATGAGCGTGGAGGCTCTCCGGGATGCTGAGAAGGCGCTCGCCAATGTGAGGAAATACGTTGAGCCTAAGGTCCCTGTCGGGATTGAGTTCAAGGTTCTTGAGCCCTGCAGCCGGTGCCACGCCATGGATGCCAAAGCTATGCAGGAGGCTGAATTGGAAGCTCCGAGAAAGTTCTGGCAGCGTCAGGAAGATGGCCGCATTGCCTTGGTTTGTCCTGCCGAGGTGCTAATATATATGCCACTTTTAAGCGCTAGCTAG
- the LOC100837755 gene encoding uncharacterized protein LOC100837755, with product MEVGLPGVAGRCGRHPAQLVTGVCSSCLVERLSSVRSPSHPEIVEVAATAAAQTEIVEVGTTGDSGEGGGSVSGAGEGKLRKTLMLLFQMDDSGGDAATASPPPEAAKDPGVFEVEPGGGGGGGARGNKWKRGSWLRSILPKRGMMRRGKKEEEEEPSRPRGEVSVDPDGGGDAQVERKASFRRSFEWMVCREPPSRGGSLEPPRHSWDGSMVGRAFACSFACLEEPPDGVTRVRQSNAEEAAGETRAAVAESRNGGHSADMSSGEVRRFGERSCGDTGPAMTVSGVGRRRSNRWSRVWDRSITSPLKEFVRKGEHVLDRSFSESRKETRRCNNGETADIDGEIQPGRNGLVSGRASQVASRSSQASANGDAQNFRTDWLKNKDCKIGRSRSVHYTSPGNMDNGMLRFYLTPMRSNRTTNRGRRRSSRLFARGLFGFV from the coding sequence ATGGAGGTGGGACTGCCGGGCGTCGCCGGGCGGTGCGGCCgccacccggcgcagctcgtcACCGGGGTCTGCTCCTCCTGCCTCGTCGAGCGCCTCTCCTCCGTCCGCAGCCCCTCGCACCCGGAGATCGTCGaggtcgccgccaccgccgccgcccagacGGAGATCGTCGAGGTCGGCACCACTGGCGACTCCGGCGAAGGCGGAGGgtccgtctccggcgccggcgagggcaAGCTGCGGAAGACGCTCATGCTGCTCTTCCAGATGGACGactccggcggcgacgcggcgaCCGCGAGTCCGCCGCCCGAAGCCGCCAAGGATCCCGGGGTattcgaggtggagcctggaggaggtggtggcggtggggcTCGGGGGAACAAGTGGAAGCGCGGCTCGTGGCTCCGGTCGATCCTGCCCAAGAGGGGGATGATGCGGCGGGgtaagaaggaggaggaggaggagccctcGCGGCCGCGGGGGGAGGTGTCGGTGGatccggacggcggcggcgatgcgcAGGTGGAGCGGAAGGCGAGCTTCCGGCGCTCGTTCGAGTGGATGGTGTGCCGGGAGCCTCCGAGCAGAGGAGGCTCCCTTGAGCCGCCCCGGCACTCGTGGGACGGGTCCATGGTGGGCAGGGCCTTCGCTTGCTCGTTCGCGTGCTTAGAGGAACCCCCTGATGGGGTGACGAGGGTGAGGCAGAGTAATGCAGAGGAAGCGGCTGGGGAGACCCGGGCGGCGGTTGCGGAGAGCAGGAATGGGGGGCATTCGGCTGATATGAGCAGCGGTGAGGTGCGGAGGTTCGGAGAAAGGAGTTGCGGTGACACCGGTCCGGCGATGACTGTCTCTGGTGTCGGGAGACGGAGGTCCAACAGGTGGAGCAGGGTGTGGGATCGGAGCATCACGAGTCCACTTAAGGAGTTTGTGAGGAAAGGGGAGCATGTCCTCGACCGGTCCTTCTCGGAGTCGAGGAAGGaaacccggaggtgtaacaatGGGGAGACAGCAGACATCGATGGCGAAATTCAGCCTGGCCGCAATGGCTTGGTTTCAGGTAGAGCAAGCCAAGTCGCAAGCAGAAGCTCGCAAGCCTCAGCTAATGGGGATGCGCAGAATTTCCGCACAGATTGGCTGAAGAATAAGGATTGCAAGATTGGCAGGAGCAGGAGTGTGCATTATACTTCTCCTGGGAACATGGATAATGGGATGTTGCGGTTTTATCTGACGCCAATGAGAAGCAACAGAACCACAAacagggggaggaggagaagctcaCGCTTGTTTGCGAGGGGactttttggttttgtttga
- the LOC100838061 gene encoding uncharacterized protein LOC100838061 isoform X1 produces the protein MEIQKPSLCSWQQPKRPGRRRRPHTNTIDGTNGLPCSNQATDISEGSCSMIPHIELPKDVLGHIYSLLTIRDAARAACVSRQFLLFWRCFPNLVFNRETLAARRQRSGYVFSKARQVLENHSVIGAKMLKLNFSTCNSSMSDIDTNLMDGWLQAFVKPGIIVDLAVLLPDCYAAISEYNFPYSLLLNDDSRSSSAASIQSLHLGSCGFHPINDDTRMLACSWSLSKVRLSKVSITGDELCLFLSSCFALEELVLSNCDMIKSIKLPRVLHKLKIVHVRECSVLRVIESEALRLTTFTYEGWPLSRFTLGDSLETRKLDMHATRMQDMIQYAGSNFPSIAPNLETLMLSTDHEKLKAPAMAEKFKHLKHLVICLGEWGGFCTGYDFLSLACFLDACVALETFVLRIADGFKWYKKYLIVGEPDESSSQSKQEIPEFRHGGLGNLRRATITGFCSAKSLVELTCHILEKASTSLECFILDASPGYDRTCSSSFKCLPMSVEALRDAEKALANVRKYVEPKVPVGIEFKVLEPCSRCHAMDAKAMQEAELEAPRKFWQRQEDGRIALVCPAEVLIYMPLLSAS, from the exons TAGACGGAACAAATGGCTTACCCTGCAGCAATCAAGCTACCGATATTTCTGAAGGCTCTTGCAGCATGATACCACACATTGAGCTTCCAAAG GATGTGTTGGGACACATATATTCCCTGCTGACAATAAGAGATGCAGCTCGCGCAGCCTGTGTGTCTCGGCAATTTCTACTTTTCTGGAGGTGCTTCCCCAACCTTGTATTCAATCGGGAAACCCTGGCTGCGCGAAGACAACGGAGTGGGTATGTTTTCAGCAAAGCACGACAGGTGCTTGAGAACCACTCCGTCATTGGAGCCAAGATGCTCAAGCTTAACTTCTCCACCTGTAATTCGTCCATGAGCGACATCGACACCAACCTTATGGATGGCTGGCTCCAAGCCTTTGTCAAGCCCGGGATCATCGTCGACCTCGCTGTGTTGCTGCCCGATTGCTATGCGGCAATATCTGAATACAACTTTCCCTACTCACTTCTGTTAAATGATGACAGCAGATCATCATCAGCTGCTTCGATTCAGTCTCTTCACCTCGGCTCATGTGGCTTTCATCCCATAAACGATGATACAAGGATGCTTGCTTGCTCTTGGAGCTTATCCAAAGTGCGGTTGAGCAAAGTCAGCATCACCGGGGATGAATTATGCTTGTTTCTTTCTAGCTGCTTCGCTCTAGAGGAGCTAGTCCTCTCCAACTGCGACATGATAAAATCCATCAAGTTGCCTCGTGTTCTACACAAGCTCAAGATAGTGCACGTGCGGGAGTGCAGCGTGCTGAGGGTGATCGAGAGTGAAGCTTTGAGACTCACAACCTTTACCTACGAAGGGTGGCCGTTGTCGAGATTCACACTTGGAGACTCGTTGGAGACAAGAAAACTGGACATGCACGCCACACGCATGCAAGACATGATCCAGTATGCAGGAAGCAATTTCCCATCCATCGCGCCAAATCTAGAAACGCTCATGCTATCAACAGATCATGAG aaGTTGAAGGCACCAGCCATGGCTGAGAAATTTAAGCACCTCAAGCATCTTGTTATCTGTCTTGGAGAATGGGGTGGATTTTGCACTGGCTATGACTTCCTTTCTCTGGCTTGTTTTCTAGATGCCTGCGTTGCCTTGGAAACTTTCGTCTTACGT ATTGCAGATGGTTTCAAATGGTACAAGAAGTACCTTATTGTTGGGGAACCAGACGAAAGTTCGTCACAGTCCAAGCAGGAGATCCCAGAATTCCGCCATGGTGGCCTCGGAAATCTAAGGAGGGCGACCATCACGGGCTTCTGCAGCGCAAAGAGCCTGGTTGAGCTAACATGCCACATCCTCGAGAAGGCGTCGACTTCACTAGAGTGCTTCATCCTGGACGCCTCCCCCGGCTATGACAGGACGTGCTCCTCGTCCTTCAAGTGCTTGCCGATGAGCGTGGAGGCTCTCCGGGATGCTGAGAAGGCGCTCGCCAATGTGAGGAAATACGTTGAGCCTAAGGTCCCTGTCGGGATTGAGTTCAAGGTTCTTGAGCCCTGCAGCCGGTGCCACGCCATGGATGCCAAAGCTATGCAGGAGGCTGAATTGGAAGCTCCGAGAAAGTTCTGGCAGCGTCAGGAAGATGGCCGCATTGCCTTGGTTTGTCCTGCCGAGGTGCTAATATATATGCCACTTTTAAGCGCTAGCTAG